The nucleotide sequence TGTTAATCTGATTTGTGAGAATTCTGGCTCTATAACGAATCGTGTGGGTTGTTTGACCCGATTAGAATAATATCTGTTGTATTCATAGAAAGAAGTTATTTGTTCAGTTTAGTTTTAGCGTTTTACTCTTTAGCCAACGAAATAGGATGTTTTAAGGTCTTATTTCATACAATGTTCGTGAATGTTTATCATCATTTGCTGTGGTGCTGATACTCTGCACATGTTGTGCGAATGCTCAGCACATATGGTGCGGAGGGTTAACACCACATGTGCGGAGGGTTAAATTCACTATGATATCAAGGATGACAGGAGATGAATTGTGAGCAAAACGTTGTAATACTAAGAATAAACAGGAGGTGTGTAGAAGCTTGTTCAGCTCAAACTCCTTTATTCTTTGTAGATTAATTCGTCTTCTTCTGTTCAGCCATAAAGCCATTAAACATAGGAATGCTGGCAAGGGAAAACTATTTACCCACACGATTCGTTATAGAACCAGAATTCTCCTGTAAGCAATTTCATGACGGCTATCATCTTCCTGCGTCCATACTACTTCCTGCAAACTTAGCTATCGTTTCCAAGATATCAATCGTCAGATATTCTGCTAAGCCAGCCAATAGGCTTTCTGTCATTGAGGAAATACACACCCAGAAGACTTCTAAATTACAGATACTGACAACAAACCTTGAATGTTACCTTTCTTTTTATTCGACAAACGAAGGGACTCCCTTCTTTCTTATAAAGATGTCAAGTATATAGTGGAAGACAGTATAGATAATAATATCTATCGCAATAATCCACGTCACAACAAGATGATTGAAAAGTGAAAGATTGATAATAATAAAGATTATCGACAGTGTGATGATGCTTATCAATGCCTGATGTTGGGTCAGTCCTGCACGCATCAGCTTGTGGTGGATATGGTTCTTATCCGCTCGGAAAATTGGTTTGCGATGGAGGACTCGTACGATGATAACTCTAAAGACATCGAAAGTAGGCACGAGGAGTAAGGTCACGGAAAGGAGGGTTGCGCCCTTCTGGTAAGGCATGACTTGGGGGTTGTACATACAAAACTTTATCAGTAGCACGCCGAGGATGTAACCAAGTGTCAGACTACCAGAGTCGCCCATGAATATCTTTTGGTTCTTTTCCTGTTTTCCCCAGATGTTATGATAAAGGAAAGGAATCAATACACCCATCAATCCAGCAATAAGGATGCAGTAGACCCATATCTGTTCACGTTGGAAGATATAGAAAAGACCGCATAACGCAATGAGTGTAAGGCTTGCAGATAGTCCATCAATACCATCTATCAGATTGATAGCATTCATGATAAAGATCAATACGCCAATAGTTAACACTGTCCCTACGACCGATGAAATCTGATAAAAACCTAAGAAGCCATAGAGGTTATTGATATAGAGATAAGACATTGGTAGTAGACTCGCCACAATAATTTGCATGAGAAGTTTTATCCTTGCCCTCATACCGAAGATATCATCAATTACTCCCGTTATATAAATAACGGTGATACCCACACCAAAGAAGATGCTCCATGGGCTGACACCAATCTTGCTACCTTTGCTGGTATAGACCCATGCCAATAGCGCAACGACCGTAGCAATCAGCATACTGGGCATAAAAGAGACACCACCTAAACGCGGAATAGCATTCTTGTGTATTTTTCTGGCATCAGGTGTGTCGTATAATTTCCGCTTCTTGCAGAACGAGAGAATTTGTGGAATCATAATGAATCCACAAACAGCACTCATGGTAAATGCAAAAAGACTGATTAAAGTATATGTCGACATTTTGTTAAGTATTACCTCTTCTATAAACTCTTTTTTTGTAATTATATTGTATTATAGTGTTAGAATGTTTTAATTGTTGTTTTGTCTTTAGTCGAGACTTTTATCCTTCAGATTAGTCTTGTATGTCATTTTCTTTTTGTACTTTTGTTGGCAATTGAGCTTTATGTGTTTATATAGCACATCAGAAGTGTAAACAAATCGTTAAAGTAGGAAGTACTAATAATTAAATGGTCTCATTCAGTATTAATATTCATTTAAGAGAAGGCTTTTGATGAGGAACTGTGTAAACAAATCTAATATTTTATAGAATGAAAATATCTATTATTACAGCAACTTTTAATAGTGAGAAAACGCTTCAAGATACCTTAGATTCTGTCTTGCGACAGGATTATCGCAATATTGAACACATTATAATAGATGGTGGTTCGATGGACTCAACGGTAGATATTATACGAGCATACGCCTCAAAGACGACCTCTCATTCTGTGAAATGGGTATCTGAGAAAGATCATGGTATATATGATGCAATGAATAAAGGGATAGCAATGGCTACGGGAGACGTTATTGGAATCCTTAATTCTGATGATTATTTTACGTCTTACGATGTAGTTTCTAAGTTAGCAAAACCATTTGAAGATGAGACTTTAGAAGCTGTGTATGGCGACATACACTTTATTCATGACGGTGAGCCAGATAAGGTTACGCGCTATTATTCATCAAAAATCTTCTCCCCTTTTTGGGTTCGTTTTGGTTTTATGCCAGCCCATCCCTCATTGTATGTACGGCGTGAGGTCTATCAAAAAGTAGGTCCTTACAAGCTTGATTATAAGATAGGTGCCGACTTCGAGATAGTTGTTCGCATGTTTTGTGTCCATAAGATTAAGTCGAAATATCTTAATCTTGACTTTGTTACAATGCGCAATGGCGGTGCAAGTACGAATGGATTTCATAGCCACCGCTTACTTTTGCAGGAAGATACTCGTGCCTGTCGCGAGAATGGAATATATAGTAATCAATTCTTGATAGCGCTCAAATATCTCTATAAACTTTTTGAGTTTCGGATATAGCAGAAAGTACTATCTATCATGCTAAATATGATTATTTTGGTTCATTACGTATAGCATGTAAGTTTAAAAGTTGCTGTCATTTCTGTCATATACAATCATTCGCTAACACGATAAGAGTGAGAAGATTAGAACTATAGAAAGATGTGACAGCAAATTGTTTTAAACTTTTATCGGACGCTAATAATAGGAAATATAAAGAACAAGGTTATTTACAGAAGGTAAGGACTTTCTCCTCGAATATTTTATAGTCGGAAAGGAAAGTTTTTAATAGTTTCCTTCTATTTTTCTCATATTCCTCTTTGTCGAAAGTATTAAGATATTCCTTTATGTTCTCAGCTAAATTTGTTGTGTCATTTATTGCAAGCCCTAGTTTATAATTCTTAGTGTATTCTCCTTGAATGGTATTGGCGGTAGTAATCATTGGCTTTCTGAAGAAGATAGAATTATAAAAGCGGTTAGAAAGAGCTGTGTCGTGTGACAACTTACGTGGATAGAATATATTCATCAATGTACATTGCTGTATGATCGAAGGCTCGTCTTTTTTGGCGTAATAGCCAGAGAAAGTTACATTGTTATAGTTTTCTTGTATAGCGAATGCTTCTAATCTAGATGCATCATTACCTCTGCCAACAAACGAGATCAAGAAATCTTTTTATTTCCTAAAGAAGAGATAATAGCAGCGTTTTGCTCGTAGTCTCTAATACCACCTATTGTCAGAACATTAATGTGCTCATTGTGGATGGTGTCGGACAAGTTGTTTTCTTTTATGGCTTGCTCTAAAATGTTTATATCAAGATTATGACTTAACACGGAACTACACACATTAGGAAGACATTTTAGGAAACCTGGCGACGAAACTACATGTAGAGCTGATAAACTCATAAGTTTAGCATAAGTGCCTTTAAACTGCTGCTCAATAGATAAGTCACGATAATCTAGAATGAATCTATTTCTGTAATACTTTCTTAAAAATGACTTTAAAAAGATTCCAATCTGTGGACCAAAGACTATAAGTTTGTCGTAATGTTCCTTTTTTATTTTTTTGATTAGGAAGCGTGAGTAGTTCCAGTAATATAACAGTTTTACCACCTTGTTAGCCTTGTCGTCTATCTTGTGGGCATATCTGTAGGTGGCTTCTTCCTTAAGGTCTCGCTTATCAGCATATATAATGTCGTATTGAATGTTATTCTTTTCCAGTATGTCGGTATATATCTTGACATAAGGACAGAAATAGACGTTAGTTGGCAAGAGTAAACCAATTTTCATAAAGCTAGTTTTTATATACTTAATAGGATTTCAACAATTCTTTCACAGGCTTTTCCATCTCCATACGGATTAATGGCTTTTGCCATTTGTTGGTAATGAGTGCTGTCGGTAAGTAATTGTCTAACATTTTTAACAATTTTTTCTTTATCAGTCCCAACAAGAATAACGGTTCCTGCTTCAACAGCTTCAGGGCGTTCGGTAGTATCTCTCATTACTAAGACAGGTTTTTTAAGGCTGGGTGCCTCCTCTTGTATTCCTCCACTATCTGTTAAAACAATATCAGCTTTTTCCATCACATAGATGAAACTAAGATATTCTAATGGTTCTATAAAGAACATATTGGAGAAGTGAGACAAGTCATTACCCAAAACTTCATAAATAGATTTGCGCACATTAGGATTAAGGTGCATTGGGTATACAAAATCTACATTAGGGAATTGAGATGAAAGCTCTTGAATAGCTTGTGCAATATGTATAAATCCATTGCCAAGATTTTCGCGTCTATGGCCAGTTATTAGAACCATACGTCTGTTGCTTTGTAGTCTGTCAATATTGTAACCAAATGTTTTTATTTCTTCTTTCAGTTTTACATTTAACTGCCTATCAGACTTTATTTTATTAACGACCCAATACAAACTATCAATTACAGTATTTCCTGTAATATGGATTGACTTTTCATCAACTCCTTCGTTAATCAAATTAACCGAACTTGTAGAAGTAGGGGAGAAGTTATAGTTTGAAATTCTCCCTATTAACTGACGATTGATTTCTTCAGGCCAAGGACTATATATATTATATGTGCGCAATCCTGCTTCAATATGTCCAACTGGTATTTGTTGATAATATGCAGCTAAAGCTGCAGCCATAGAAGTGGTGGTATCTCCATGGACTAACACAATATCTGGTTGTGTTTCATTCAAAATATCTCGTAACCCCAATAATACCTTACTTGTAATATCATATAAGTCTTGACCTTTTCTCATGATATTTAAATCATAATCAGGTTTTATTTTAAAGATAGACAAAACCTGATCAAGCATTTCACGATGTTGGCCAGTAACACAAACTATTGTCTTAACTTTATCTCGATGTTTATTCAATTCAAGGATAAGTGGTGCCATTTTTATAGCTTCTGGGCGAGTTCCAAAAGTCAAAAGTATTTTCTTCATAATAAGTTCTCTTTTATAGCATCTAAATAAGCGTGTCCAAATTTCAGATTAGGTTCTACATAATTTCCTTCTCCCCATTCGTTCCACGATTTTAAAAACAGGATCTTGTGATCTTGTGGTTTGGAATCCACAATGCTTAATGCTTGTTTTATATGTTTCTTAAAGTTCTCTGGTGTTGAGTTAATATATATCCCTTCGCTATTTCCTGCACGTGGGGTTCTGTCCCAACCAGGGATAATCATGGGATATACATTATCCCATTTATCCTCAGGAGCGAAGAAGTTGCTTACAACTTTTGAATAATCTAATTTGAGTGATGGTAAGAATGAAAGTTTTTTGTGTAAAACCTGTTTAGCTATACGCATAGTTTTACCCTGATAGAACATTTCTCCTCTTGATTTACCATAAGAGTTGATACCATCAAATCCTAAAGAAAGGATATTATTATATACTTCCTTGCTATTCTTTAAATTAGGAATGACTCGAGTTAAAGTCCCATCAGCATTACGCTTAATCGTTGACGTATTAGCTATTTGTGCAATAAAATAGACTCCAGGGAGTCCACATTCTTTTGCCAACTTTCTCCATATTACCATAAAGATGCTTACATCTTTAAAGTGATAAGGATCATATATTACGAAAACTGGTTTCCCATCTATTGTAATATATCTATTGTCTTTAAAGGCAGGAAGTACATAATTAAAATGTTCAGTGTAATCTTGTTCTCCACCATATTCCATTGGAGCAATTACCTTATTCTTTCCATCCTTCTGCCAGGTTTTCGTTGTCCATTCATGGTTTGCCCAACAAAGACAGAACGGAAAGTCAGGTTTACCTGATTGTAACACCTCCTGAAATGGGCGCTGAAGTAATAATTTACTGTTTCCCAGCCAATAGTGATAATAACAAAAACCTTCGATGCCGCATTCTTTAGCCATCGTAGCTTGCTGCTCTCTCACTTCAGGTAAACGCAAATCGTAGAACCCAAGATCAGCTGGGATATGCGGTTGATAATGTCCTCTAAATTGTGGCTTTGCCTTTGCGACATTTGTCCATTCCGTAAATCCTTTTCCCCATGCCTCATCATTTTCAGGAATAGGATGAAACTGTGGTAAATAATATGCGATGACTCTTGCTTTCATTATAATTATATCTTTACTAAATTTTTTAATCCTATGTGAGGTAGACCAAATGCATAGAAACTTATGCAAATTATTGTGATAATAATTAGTCCTGCCCAGCGTGGCTTTATTGTATAGTAAAGTGAACCTATCATATATATGTTTACTATATAGTAAAGTTCACTTAAGCGTAGTGATAAAACAGGTAGAAATCCCAGTGCTGGGTAAATAACTAATCCTGTCGCATAAACCTTTAGTAGGAGTGGTGAATATTTGATCTTTTGTGTAATCGTTTCGTGAAATATGAGTAAGAAATAAAATATGATGACATTTAATAAATATACGGGATTGAATAATTCCATTTCAACAATAGCAATTCCTTTTTCTGTCGCTTCTTGATATATAGATAGTTTG is from Prevotella melaninogenica and encodes:
- a CDS encoding MraY family glycosyltransferase, with amino-acid sequence MSTYTLISLFAFTMSAVCGFIMIPQILSFCKKRKLYDTPDARKIHKNAIPRLGGVSFMPSMLIATVVALLAWVYTSKGSKIGVSPWSIFFGVGITVIYITGVIDDIFGMRARIKLLMQIIVASLLPMSYLYINNLYGFLGFYQISSVVGTVLTIGVLIFIMNAINLIDGIDGLSASLTLIALCGLFYIFQREQIWVYCILIAGLMGVLIPFLYHNIWGKQEKNQKIFMGDSGSLTLGYILGVLLIKFCMYNPQVMPYQKGATLLSVTLLLVPTFDVFRVIIVRVLHRKPIFRADKNHIHHKLMRAGLTQHQALISIITLSIIFIIINLSLFNHLVVTWIIAIDIIIYTVFHYILDIFIRKKGVPSFVE
- a CDS encoding glycosyltransferase family 2 protein, yielding MKISIITATFNSEKTLQDTLDSVLRQDYRNIEHIIIDGGSMDSTVDIIRAYASKTTSHSVKWVSEKDHGIYDAMNKGIAMATGDVIGILNSDDYFTSYDVVSKLAKPFEDETLEAVYGDIHFIHDGEPDKVTRYYSSKIFSPFWVRFGFMPAHPSLYVRREVYQKVGPYKLDYKIGADFEIVVRMFCVHKIKSKYLNLDFVTMRNGGASTNGFHSHRLLLQEDTRACRENGIYSNQFLIALKYLYKLFEFRI
- the wecB gene encoding non-hydrolyzing UDP-N-acetylglucosamine 2-epimerase; this encodes MKKILLTFGTRPEAIKMAPLILELNKHRDKVKTIVCVTGQHREMLDQVLSIFKIKPDYDLNIMRKGQDLYDITSKVLLGLRDILNETQPDIVLVHGDTTTSMAAALAAYYQQIPVGHIEAGLRTYNIYSPWPEEINRQLIGRISNYNFSPTSTSSVNLINEGVDEKSIHITGNTVIDSLYWVVNKIKSDRQLNVKLKEEIKTFGYNIDRLQSNRRMVLITGHRRENLGNGFIHIAQAIQELSSQFPNVDFVYPMHLNPNVRKSIYEVLGNDLSHFSNMFFIEPLEYLSFIYVMEKADIVLTDSGGIQEEAPSLKKPVLVMRDTTERPEAVEAGTVILVGTDKEKIVKNVRQLLTDSTHYQQMAKAINPYGDGKACERIVEILLSI
- a CDS encoding glycosyltransferase WbsX family protein, whose protein sequence is MKARVIAYYLPQFHPIPENDEAWGKGFTEWTNVAKAKPQFRGHYQPHIPADLGFYDLRLPEVREQQATMAKECGIEGFCYYHYWLGNSKLLLQRPFQEVLQSGKPDFPFCLCWANHEWTTKTWQKDGKNKVIAPMEYGGEQDYTEHFNYVLPAFKDNRYITIDGKPVFVIYDPYHFKDVSIFMVIWRKLAKECGLPGVYFIAQIANTSTIKRNADGTLTRVIPNLKNSKEVYNNILSLGFDGINSYGKSRGEMFYQGKTMRIAKQVLHKKLSFLPSLKLDYSKVVSNFFAPEDKWDNVYPMIIPGWDRTPRAGNSEGIYINSTPENFKKHIKQALSIVDSKPQDHKILFLKSWNEWGEGNYVEPNLKFGHAYLDAIKENLL